Proteins encoded within one genomic window of Saccharopolyspora pogona:
- a CDS encoding propionyl-CoA synthetase, translating to MGAYAEAYRQSLADPEGFWLDATAAIEWEQAPSRALDATGDPFFQWFPDGVLNTCFNALDRHVRDGRGEQTALIWDSAMTGEVRRWTYRELLDRVALFAGALRAQGAEPGDRVVIYMPMISEAVVAMLACARIGAVHSVVFGGFAPKELAARIDDARPTVIVAASCGLEPNRIVEYKPIVDEALRMTEHQPKRVIVFQREQALAELGERDVDWQDALAQAEPADCVPVKATDPLYVLYTSGTTGRPKGVVRDNGGHAVALRWSMANIYDIGPNDVFWTASDVGWVVGHSYIVYAPLLTGATTVVYEGKPVGTPDAGAFWRVIADHRVKALFTAPTAFRAIKRMDPNAELLAAHDTTSLQTLFLAGERLDPETYHWASKQLGVPVVDHWWQTETGWPICANLRGLEPMPVKAGSPTVPVPGYDVVVLDQAGQPLPPETDGAICIKLPLPPGTLPTLWGADERFRESYLSRYPGYYLTGDNGYIDADGYMFVMGRTDDVINVAGHRLSTGSMEAVLAAHPAVAECAVIGVHDSLKGQVPRGFVVLKSGVDIAEETLRDELVAAVRAQIGPVAAFRDVAVVDGLPKTRSGKILRKSMREIADTGDTKVPSTIEDPGVLDKLRPALRGEGGQTVRGAG from the coding sequence ATGGGTGCGTATGCCGAGGCCTACCGGCAGAGTCTGGCCGACCCGGAGGGCTTCTGGCTCGACGCGACGGCCGCGATCGAGTGGGAGCAGGCACCTTCGCGGGCCTTGGACGCCACCGGGGACCCGTTCTTCCAGTGGTTCCCCGACGGCGTCCTCAACACCTGCTTCAACGCGCTGGACCGGCACGTCCGCGACGGCCGCGGCGAGCAGACGGCGCTGATCTGGGATTCGGCGATGACCGGCGAGGTGCGCCGCTGGACCTACCGGGAGCTGCTGGACCGGGTGGCGCTGTTCGCCGGGGCGTTGCGGGCGCAGGGCGCCGAGCCGGGCGATCGCGTCGTGATCTACATGCCGATGATCTCCGAGGCCGTCGTGGCGATGCTGGCCTGCGCGCGCATCGGGGCGGTGCATTCGGTGGTCTTCGGCGGCTTCGCGCCGAAGGAGCTGGCGGCGCGCATCGACGACGCCCGCCCGACGGTGATCGTCGCGGCGTCGTGCGGCCTGGAGCCGAACCGGATCGTCGAGTACAAGCCGATCGTCGACGAAGCGCTGCGGATGACCGAGCACCAGCCGAAGCGGGTGATCGTGTTCCAGCGCGAGCAGGCCCTCGCCGAGCTCGGCGAGCGCGACGTGGACTGGCAGGACGCGCTGGCGCAGGCCGAACCGGCCGATTGCGTGCCGGTGAAGGCCACCGATCCGCTGTACGTGCTCTACACCTCGGGCACCACCGGGCGCCCGAAGGGCGTGGTGCGCGACAACGGCGGGCACGCGGTTGCCCTGCGCTGGTCGATGGCCAACATCTACGACATCGGGCCGAATGACGTCTTCTGGACCGCCTCAGACGTCGGCTGGGTGGTCGGCCACTCCTACATCGTCTACGCGCCGCTACTGACCGGGGCGACGACCGTGGTCTACGAGGGCAAGCCGGTGGGCACGCCGGACGCGGGGGCGTTCTGGCGGGTCATCGCCGACCACCGCGTCAAGGCGCTGTTCACCGCGCCGACCGCGTTCCGGGCGATCAAGCGGATGGACCCGAACGCGGAGCTGCTGGCCGCCCACGACACCACGAGCCTGCAGACGCTGTTCCTGGCCGGCGAGCGGCTGGACCCGGAGACCTACCACTGGGCGTCGAAGCAGCTCGGCGTGCCGGTGGTCGACCACTGGTGGCAGACCGAGACGGGTTGGCCGATCTGCGCGAACCTGCGCGGGCTGGAGCCGATGCCGGTCAAGGCGGGGTCGCCGACCGTGCCCGTGCCCGGCTACGACGTCGTGGTGCTGGACCAGGCCGGGCAGCCGCTGCCGCCGGAGACCGACGGTGCGATCTGCATCAAGCTGCCGCTGCCGCCGGGCACGCTGCCGACGTTGTGGGGCGCCGACGAGCGGTTCCGCGAGTCCTACCTGTCGCGCTACCCCGGCTACTACCTCACCGGCGACAACGGCTACATCGACGCCGACGGCTACATGTTCGTGATGGGCCGCACCGACGACGTGATCAACGTCGCCGGGCACCGGTTGTCGACCGGCTCGATGGAGGCGGTGCTCGCGGCGCATCCGGCGGTCGCCGAGTGCGCGGTGATCGGGGTGCACGACTCGCTGAAGGGCCAGGTGCCGCGCGGGTTCGTGGTGCTGAAGTCCGGTGTGGACATCGCCGAGGAGACGCTGCGCGACGAGCTGGTCGCGGCGGTTCGGGCGCAGATCGGGCCGGTAGCGGCGTTCCGGGACGTGGCGGTGGTGGACGGGCTGCCCAAGACCCGCTCCGGGAAGATCCTGCGCAAGTCGATGCGCGAGATCGCCGACACCGGCGACACCAAGGTGCCCTCCACCATCGAGGACCCAGGGGTGCTGGACAAGCTGCGGCCCGCGCTTCGCGGCGAGGGGGGCCAAACTGTTCGGGGAGCTGGGTAA
- a CDS encoding carboxyl transferase domain-containing protein: MAEQSAARALVESISRGFEEFEPPAGPSAADGPLGWPGYDDQRARATERTGAEESVLCGRGWVGSRQAVFVAFDFAFLGGSVGEASGARIVAAFEQARELRLPVISLVASGGSRMQEGICALRQLQEIARACLLTRKDWIPHVAVLRNPTTGGMWVALAAAADVVLATSGAAVAFGGSRVRSAAENGEAFHAEGKLADGQVDRVVDDAELPHVLADLLSLLHPQQLVRPAEPAPVPAALTAGDLPATGWDAVQRARSADRPRARAYLDAYLARRFEISGDRAGGYDEGMICGFGDHNGRTIAFAAQTGTANTPAGFRTAARLIRLADQLGIPVLTLVDTPGAANDAAAERGAIGPAIAEVFAAVADARVPVTTLVVGEGGSGGALALAAPERTWITSDAYFAVIAPESSAAILKRDPAEVPELAGLLRLRPQDLLDLGFVQGIAR; this comes from the coding sequence ATGGCTGAGCAGTCCGCGGCTCGCGCGCTGGTCGAATCGATCAGCCGGGGGTTCGAGGAGTTCGAGCCCCCGGCCGGGCCGTCGGCAGCGGACGGCCCGCTGGGCTGGCCCGGCTACGACGACCAGCGCGCCCGCGCGACCGAGCGGACCGGGGCGGAGGAGTCTGTCCTGTGCGGGCGGGGTTGGGTCGGGTCGCGGCAGGCAGTGTTCGTCGCCTTCGACTTCGCCTTCCTCGGCGGCTCGGTCGGGGAGGCGTCCGGGGCGCGCATCGTGGCGGCTTTCGAACAGGCCCGGGAGCTCCGGCTGCCGGTGATCTCGCTGGTGGCTTCGGGCGGCAGCCGCATGCAGGAGGGGATCTGCGCCCTGCGCCAGTTGCAGGAGATCGCGCGGGCCTGCCTGCTGACCCGCAAGGACTGGATCCCGCACGTCGCGGTGCTGCGCAACCCGACCACTGGTGGCATGTGGGTGGCGCTGGCGGCGGCGGCCGACGTCGTGCTGGCGACGTCCGGCGCGGCAGTCGCCTTCGGTGGCAGCCGGGTGCGCAGCGCGGCCGAGAACGGCGAGGCGTTCCACGCCGAGGGCAAGCTCGCCGACGGCCAGGTCGACAGGGTCGTCGACGATGCCGAACTGCCCCACGTGCTGGCGGACCTGTTGTCGCTGCTGCACCCGCAGCAGCTGGTCCGGCCGGCTGAACCCGCCCCGGTCCCGGCCGCGCTGACCGCAGGCGACCTGCCCGCGACCGGCTGGGACGCGGTGCAGCGGGCGCGCTCGGCCGACCGGCCGCGCGCCCGGGCCTACCTGGACGCCTACCTCGCCCGGCGCTTCGAGATCAGCGGCGACCGGGCCGGTGGCTACGACGAGGGGATGATCTGCGGATTTGGCGACCACAACGGGCGCACCATCGCCTTCGCCGCCCAGACGGGAACCGCGAACACCCCGGCCGGGTTCCGCACCGCGGCCCGGCTGATCCGGCTCGCCGACCAGCTCGGCATCCCCGTGCTGACGCTGGTCGACACCCCGGGCGCGGCCAACGACGCGGCGGCCGAACGCGGCGCCATCGGGCCGGCCATCGCGGAGGTCTTCGCCGCGGTCGCCGACGCGCGGGTGCCGGTCACCACGCTGGTCGTCGGCGAGGGTGGCTCGGGCGGTGCCCTGGCGCTGGCGGCCCCGGAGCGGACCTGGATCACCTCGGATGCGTACTTCGCCGTGATAGCACCGGAATCCAGCGCCGCGATCCTCAAGCGCGACCCGGCCGAAGTGCCGGAACTCGCCGGGCTCCTGCGCCTGCGCCCGCAGGACCTCCTGGACCTGGGCTTCGTCCAGGGCATCGCACGCTGA
- a CDS encoding beta-N-acetylhexosaminidase, with translation MTRPLPTVRKAALAVVTGALLTGGLVAPAGGAPAVENTAMENIIPAPESVQPAPGTTFELTGQTSVKAAGEAAEAGEYLAGILRPATGFPVPVDQRALGSGDISLALDGSPELGPAGYRLQAADDNIGIHATSVEGLFNGVQTLRQLLPAAIGSPTEQPGPWTVPGGEIVDKPRFEHRATMLDVARHFFTVDQVKLYIDQVARYKINWLHLHLTDDQGWRIQINSWPRLTEHGGSTEVGGGPGGYYTQEDYAEIVEYAASRHITVVPEIDMPGHTNAALASYAEFNCDGVAPPLYTGIEVGFSSFCVDKEITYQFVEDVVREIAAITPGPYLHIGGDEAHSTTDEDYKQFFERVIPLPAKYGKTAMGWHEYGKAAPEGNAVLQYWGTTDSDPLLTDAVARGNKILASPANKFYLDHKYDENTELGLHWAGYIEVADAYGWDPGSYLKGVPEESILGVEAPLWSETLENSDHIEFMAFPRLPAIAELGWSPKSAQNWESFSQRLATHAPRLAASGIDYHRSPQIPWQD, from the coding sequence ATGACCAGACCCCTACCGACGGTTCGCAAGGCAGCGCTCGCCGTCGTGACGGGTGCGCTGCTCACCGGTGGGCTCGTAGCTCCCGCCGGCGGCGCACCAGCCGTGGAGAACACCGCGATGGAAAACATCATCCCCGCCCCCGAGTCGGTGCAGCCAGCCCCCGGAACCACCTTCGAACTGACCGGGCAGACCTCGGTCAAAGCCGCCGGCGAAGCCGCCGAGGCCGGCGAGTACCTGGCCGGAATCCTGCGCCCGGCGACCGGATTCCCGGTGCCGGTCGACCAGCGCGCGCTCGGCTCCGGCGACATCTCGCTGGCGCTGGACGGATCGCCTGAGCTCGGCCCGGCCGGGTATCGACTGCAGGCGGCCGACGACAACATCGGCATACACGCGACCAGCGTCGAGGGCCTGTTCAACGGCGTGCAGACGCTGCGCCAGCTGCTGCCCGCCGCGATCGGGAGCCCGACCGAGCAGCCCGGACCATGGACCGTGCCCGGCGGCGAGATCGTCGACAAGCCGAGGTTCGAGCACCGGGCCACGATGCTCGACGTCGCGCGGCACTTCTTCACCGTGGACCAGGTCAAGCTCTACATCGACCAGGTCGCCCGCTACAAGATCAACTGGTTGCACCTGCACCTCACCGACGACCAGGGCTGGCGGATCCAGATCAACAGCTGGCCGCGGCTGACCGAGCACGGCGGCAGCACCGAGGTCGGCGGCGGCCCGGGCGGGTACTACACGCAGGAGGACTACGCGGAGATCGTCGAGTACGCCGCGTCCCGGCACATCACCGTCGTGCCGGAGATCGACATGCCCGGCCACACCAACGCCGCGCTCGCTTCCTACGCCGAGTTCAACTGCGACGGCGTCGCGCCGCCGCTGTACACCGGGATCGAGGTCGGCTTCAGCTCGTTCTGCGTGGACAAGGAGATCACCTACCAGTTCGTCGAAGACGTCGTCCGGGAGATCGCGGCGATCACCCCCGGGCCGTACCTGCACATCGGCGGCGACGAGGCGCACTCGACCACTGACGAGGACTACAAGCAGTTCTTTGAGCGGGTGATCCCGCTGCCCGCCAAGTACGGCAAGACCGCGATGGGCTGGCACGAGTACGGCAAGGCGGCGCCGGAGGGCAACGCGGTGCTGCAGTACTGGGGCACCACCGACTCCGACCCGCTGCTCACCGATGCGGTCGCCCGGGGCAACAAGATCCTGGCCTCCCCGGCGAATAAGTTCTATTTGGACCACAAGTACGACGAGAACACCGAGCTGGGCCTGCACTGGGCCGGCTACATCGAGGTCGCCGACGCCTACGGCTGGGATCCGGGCAGCTACCTGAAGGGCGTGCCGGAGGAGTCGATCCTCGGCGTGGAGGCACCGCTGTGGTCGGAAACCCTGGAGAACTCGGACCACATCGAGTTCATGGCCTTCCCCCGGCTACCGGCCATCGCCGAACTCGGCTGGTCTCCCAAGTCCGCCCAGAACTGGGAGTCCTTCAGCCAACGCCTGGCCACCCACGCCCCGCGACTGGCGGCATCGGGCATCGACTACCACCGATCCCCCCAAATCCCCTGGCAAGACTGA
- a CDS encoding phosphopantetheine-binding protein has product MSQKLTLEDARAQVAELLYEGPAELTDEENLIDWGVDWVRIMSLVEKWRRLGVQITFADLAERPTLAEWWAVLEPKVVTGELWVRGTLERLSRRLSRPRVPLTCSTTQSCQGIWGDRW; this is encoded by the coding sequence ATGTCGCAGAAGTTGACACTGGAAGACGCGCGGGCACAGGTCGCGGAGCTGCTTTACGAGGGCCCGGCGGAGCTGACCGACGAGGAGAACCTCATCGACTGGGGCGTGGATTGGGTGCGGATCATGTCGCTGGTGGAGAAGTGGCGCCGCCTGGGCGTCCAGATCACCTTCGCCGACCTCGCCGAGCGCCCCACCCTGGCGGAGTGGTGGGCGGTCCTCGAACCCAAGGTCGTCACGGGGGAGTTATGGGTGAGGGGCACCCTCGAGCGGCTCAGCCGTCGGCTCAGCCGCCCAAGGGTGCCCCTCACCTGTTCAACAACTCAGTCTTGCCAGGGGATTTGGGGGGATCGGTGGTAG